The genomic DNA TTACTACCAAAACCTTGGGCTGgccctgataatggaatttcttggacgtagtccgagtcggagtcgcagtccttgtcttccccgtgttcgagttgagttcgagtgaggagaccttggtagacttcaGCTGTATTGCGGAGTCCGCATGGGAATTGTTTTTGAGTTGAAGTCGACTTGTGAAGTGACTGGGCTTCGGCTTGTGTCGATTAATCCGAGCTGGGGTTCGAGTTCGAAGTGTAGTCGAACTTGGTGTCGCTGACTTTGAAAATTTGGCTTTTCTTGAAAAAAGCCCCTATTTTTTGCTGAGGAAAGCTTCCATCGAgaggtttcttctcctggatgctAATGATCTGACGCTGAAACGATCcagcgccgtcggcgatgcagtGCCAAGATCCAAAAACAAGAGTTGCGCCTGCCTTGAAGGTGAAAAcaggcttgataatgacagatgccatcgaactcgcgcggagaaactcggcaactgcccctacctggcgcgccagctgtcggtgttttaaaccagcaacccgcctagggggtgtcctaggtggtcttttgtgaggtgggtgtcatcgagaatcaaggagtcaatggtgacgcaaggaacacgatagacaggtttgggccgctagattgcgtaataccctacgttctgtgtgCTGACTATATTGAACTTAGATGAGTTGAgagagttgtctttgagggggtccctgtccGCCCTTATATAatcaggggagcagggttactggctagaatcctagtcggatacggttacaaagttctactcggtgtagacagaGTCGTTTCCATATGTATGTTGACTAGTCTTTGGGAGTTCGAGTGGGCCACGCTCCTATGCcgtgtagcccccgagtcttgattacgtccgagtacgccccttagtgggccgcacagggcctactcgtgagCCAGGGATGCATGCCTGGCACTTGTCGCTAGCCCGTGCCCCCGCGCCGGGGCTCTAGCAACCGCACCGCGTGAGCCACCACCATAGAGGCCGGGCACTGGATCTGGGCGCCGTTGTGGCCCACACACAGCGCCACAAAAACCATCACCGCTGGGCACCACGGACGTCAATTGTGCCCCGGCATCCCATCCCACGCCGCAACGCAGCCCCGCGCCCGTCGAGCAACCACACACCGCCGCCGAAGGCTGCccctgtcgttgtcaagattagcggatcaagacttagactagtaaatttcttttatgcgcgtaaggcttcagatggtggcgtgagagacacggggtttagactggttcgggcaaatgaacgccctacatccagtatcgggagctgctcgtgttgcccacgcggggttctgtagtaggggttacaggagtgcaaGAGAGGGAAccggtcccaggtctcttgggcgTGTCCTGATGCTCTAGCTGGGCAAGTGTGTATCTTCTGTTGGCTTGGAAGCATTGTGGTGCTTCGAGTTGTCTGTCGAACCTCTCCTGTCTCAGGCCCCAGATTCTcctttatagcgtaaggagaccACCAAGGTTATAGGTGAAACCGAGTGTGGGGAGGAGTAAAGAGATAAACATAGCTaggtaaaaatacaacacgaaAGGGGGGAACCAAGTTCCCAGATCACCGGCGTCCTCGCCAGCCTTCGACTTCCGCCGGCGCGTTTGCCGGAGGAGGGTGGCCGTCGTTGCGTCCTGTCGATGGCTTCCTCGGTGACTGTAGCCGCCGGGCGTGATGATGGCATTTCGTCGTGACCCTTGTGTCCGTTGGGGAAGGCGGCGGATCCCGCCATCCTGCTGACGGCCCGCGGAGAGCGGACATCGCATCCCTGtcgccgggcgcgcggggcacgaGAACGGGCGAGGCTTCCCCCTGCTCCGTGcggtgcaggccatgagtgccctgtggcAAATCGGAGGAGGCCGCAGCTACAGTATCAAGTACTGTGCGGCCACCCATGGGTACTTGCGGCAGGCTGCGTGGGGGGCGCGGATATCCTTCTCCTTGACAgatctgcggcgcatttatggtgggatcgatagggggacccacgagatccgcgctcGAGGCAGATACTTGTCTGGAGGGCCAGCCCGACCCCTTacgcctggggtcgggcgaggtggagacctGCGGCGGGGGGTCAGGCGCTCCTGACCCCAGacccgcggtcgggcgaggtggagcacgGCTCTCTCCTCCCATGTTGGGCCAACGTCGGTCACTCTTtgttaccttaggtgggcctgggccttcatatTTTGTTGTTTCTATGGGCCTCaagaggtcgttaatatttccccccaacagtagcccccgagcctgtggtggagcggggatGCTTCTCCAGAGGCTGCTGTCATCGCCCGTAGGGGATCCTTGCTGGTGTTTCCCGAGGTGTTGTTTGCGCGGCTTGACAGAGGGGGTCGATCAGGCGGCACATCCTGTGAGCGACTCAGCGCGGGGGGATTTCTTGTCGTTCCCTTATGTCTGAGAGCCTTAAGTTGAGACCACCCGCGTGGCCTTTGGTTGCGAGGCCAACctccgagcccccgcgcgttgcagggggCCGGtcggaggctaggtcgacttttgtaCGTTACCCCACAAGCGTCCATtcgctgagacggagggggcgagccgtgccacgctatccttgCTGGACGATCCGTGGTGCTCATTAAGCTACTaacgggttgattcgagtggggtcccggtccccgttcgggggggtccgacttgggccaagctggtggcgtaccccaggctccggtcggccagttcatatagttcctgaATCCGTTCGGTCGGattcgggggctcgttgcctttcttcggggaaaaaccataaACTCCGATGCTGGTCCTgactcgaatgtgagattgAGACGCCCTGGGCTGTCGCGCGCCCGGGTGATGGCCGCTTGCGAACCCGTCTCCTCTCATCCCTCGCTCAGGGGTATCCTGGAGCGGTTGTCGAACCCGCAGCGGGCCaaccttcgaacccctggatcgtaatgggccgtaggggcattttcagctccgtatccctttcttaccttttagtgggccttgggccgaacGTGGAGGGAGGCCGCGCCTCAGGCCGGACGCGGAGGAGGCAGTGGCTTGGGCCGGTCGTGGGAGACGTCGTGCGCGTGCCTTCCGGGAGATGAAGTGGTGGAGGGCGCCGACCCGTGAATcaagggaggaggggatgtttcCACTGCAGGTCGTGTGCACAGTTTCCGAAAAAGGGGCGGGCGTGATGGGgtgtacctggcgccgcatttattgcGATGGAGGCGTCCGTTCTGCTTCCAAGCCCTTTCGCCTCCTCGCGCGCCCTTGGCTTTCTTGCGCCCGCTTCATCTTCCTCTGCCCAGTGCCGCACCCTTTCTCCCCGTCCCCCGTCGAGCTCTTCTCCCTCCAGCGATGGGATCCTGGGTGCGTTCCCACTTCGGCCCCTCACACGCCGAAGGCTTGGTGAGAAAAGGCCTCCTTTGCGAGAGGACGGAGAGGGATGAGTGGGGGTTCCCTGAGATGGAAGAGGTGCCGACTCCGCCCGCCGACTACGTCGTTttcttcgcccacttccacgagagggggttcgcgactctaccgagcctcttcttccacgACCTCTTGCATTACTACGGgcttgagctgcagcacctcaaccccaacgggattcAGCATGTcacggcgttcgtcgcgctatgcgaggggttcctgggcattgagcccaacttctcgctgtggaagtacttcttcacggttagcctgtaccagaaggccgAGAAGAAGGGAAGCTAGCAGTGGCGGCAGGGATAGGTCGTGTCGGATGATGACGACAACGATCACGAtgatgaggagaagcaggaggaggaggagtttaTCCTATCCCCCCGGTCGGGCGCGTTCGTTATCTGGGAGGCGCGCTCCCAGACGGCCGTGGGGGATAAAGCAGGCGGGCCACCTTCCCGGGACTTGGTCCCGCAAGGCTCTGGGGTcgcgccccaggggtcggcgcgaaGCGCCCCTCAGGGGTCTACGGAGCCGACCCCCGTCTCTGCACCTGCGGCCCAGGAGCAGAGGAGTGGCAACAAGCGGCTgttgccggatgccccggggtcggcgtccggctcggaggcgaagcgTGCGCGCCGTCCTTGCGCTGTGGGAACATGAGTTAAATTTCCTCGCGAATCTCATTCCTTTTCCGGCATTGGGTTTGTTCTTGCTGATGTTGTTTATCGTTTTGCAGCGCTGCCCCTCGAGGCCTCGTCCTGCAGCTGGTGCCCAAGAAGGTGCTGCGGGTGTTGTCTGCCTCTGCGGGGCAGACCGCGGccctgccggcggcgagcggcggggtcacTGGTGAGACCGCGGGTCCTACCACGGAGGTGGCCCCTGCGGCGGCAACCAGTGGAGTGGTGCCGCCGTCGGGCACGGGATAGGGTCTGGACCCCGCTCCGCCCTCTGCCTCTTCGGCCGACCCCGCGGTGCAGAGTACCGCTCCTGGGGGCCCTCAGGTcggggaggtgattgacctcaatgtcgacgaggcggaggagacggcggtggtggagacGGGGGCGGTTGCCCCAGCAGCCCTGACAGGGACGGCGATGGTGACGGAGGAGGGAGAGTCTGCCCCCGCGGCCACGGTGGGGACAGAGACAGAGGGGGAGGCAGGGACGCCCGCCCCGGTGGCTGCGtcgaaggaggcggcggtgatgggGGTGGGGACCTCAGCCCGGGGAGCCGCGTAAgaagtggcagcggcggcggaggcagaaGTGCCTGCTCCAGAGGCCACGACGGGGGGCGAGGCGGCCACAGGGACACTTGCTCCAGCACCCGCGTCAGAGGCGGTGGTGCCGACAAGTGGGTTGGGGCGTGCATTGGCGTCGGCGGTGCCCGCGACAGCCTCGACGGGGGCGGGGGTGCGTGCGCCGGGACCGTCGGTGAGGCCGGTGACTTTCGAGATGGTGGTGCCCGTCTTGACGGCGCCGTCGGGGTCGGCCCCCACCCTTGCCTCGACCACTCccgttcccaaggcgtggagCGGGTCTGTCCTGCGTTGGTCGTCTCGTGATGACCCGCAGAGACCCCTCTCCATGTTCGACGATGCCACGGAatggggcaagtggcaggcaCTGCAGGGCGGACTCGCTAACATCCGCGCAGCTCTGTCTTCGGTgttgggggagctggacggcgtcATCTTTCCCGGTGGCCGGGTATGGTACTTTCTCTGTTGACGGTTATTTTCTTCCCGTTGCTTTACCCCTGATGGCGTACTGTCTTgtaggctctccaagaatgcagCCGGGGAAAatccgatttcctccggctcgagcgggggctctaggagcgcttcaacttggagaggcagcggaccggggagctgaccATGCAGGTTGCTGCTGCCTAGCAGGTCATCAATGATCTGCGGAGGTGCAAGCAAGCGGCGCAggaggacgcgcggcgggcggaagcCAAGTTCCAGGTCGTCGTCGAGAGGGCTCGCTGCGAAcacgaggagttccaggccgctgcTAAAAAGGCCTGCCACGACGCCGAGGGGCTCGCACGGCTTAAAGGGGAACATGAAGCCCTTCAGAggaccgtcgagcgcatccggcgcgagTGGCAGAAGGCCTGGCAGGACCGGGAcgccgagaaggtggcggccaaccttggggcggaggtcagcCAGCTCCAAGTGCAAGCGCGGGAGCTTCAGGCCTCCGTGTCCCAGGGCCTCGACCGGGAGCGCCAGCTGAAGGACCAATCCGAGGGTATGACTGTTTACTTCTTTGTCTTTGTGATGTTGCGGTGATTTTTGATTTAGCGGGTCCTTCTAGGTGATCCTTGCAGACGAGCTCAACCGGCTGAGGGAGGTGCTTGACGCAGAGCACGGTAAGCACGGCAACCTGCGGGATCTGGTCCGCGTCGTCTGTGACGGCCTCGgcatggtccagggggaggggacgagctcgctgGCGGCTCGTGTCCTCAGCACGTACCGCCGGACCCGTGAGATCGCCCTGGAAGCGCTCCGCACTGGCGTGAGGCGAGCCtttggggtcttcggctcccactattccggcatcaacttcgccgggatgagcggggggtacatcgctggctactccgaggccgagctggatgagatcgacgtgtcggtgctcaacccggcggaggccttggcAAAGCTCCTcaaggatgaggccatcccaccCAAAGATCCCCGGATGAGTTAACTGTATCGGGCTGGCGCCCCAGATGTAAATACGTTAGTGAAAGACTTGTtttttgtgatggccatagaggccttttTTACAACTTGTCGTGAAAAAGTTTCcgatcctctttcttttttttagacttggaaagtttagagcgcgtTGTCGGGCATGTCAGTAAGcattgatgagcgaaggcaccgtagccgctggggcgtaggctttttgCAGTCCtatcaatcttgcctgaacacc from Setaria italica strain Yugu1 chromosome VII, Setaria_italica_v2.0, whole genome shotgun sequence includes the following:
- the LOC101757511 gene encoding uncharacterized protein LOC101757511: MERGLCGSSRDDQRRTDPLHALGTGVVEARVGADPDGAVKTGTTISKVTGLTDGPGARTPAPVEAVAGTADANARPNPLVGTTASDAGAGASVPVAASPPVVASGAGTSASAAAATSYAAPRAEVPTPITAASFDAATGAGVPASPSVSVPTVAAGADSPSSVTIAVPVRAAGLKPVVMQEVVEEEAR